A stretch of the Hippocampus zosterae strain Florida chromosome 16, ASM2543408v3, whole genome shotgun sequence genome encodes the following:
- the LOC127588477 gene encoding histone H2B 5-like, giving the protein MPETAVKASKKGSKKAVAKVTKTGSKKRRKSRRESYSIYVYKVLKQVHPDTGISSKAMSIMNSFVTDIFERIAGEASRLALYNKRSTITSREIQTAVRLLLPGELAKHAVSEGTKAVTKYTSSK; this is encoded by the coding sequence ATGCCTGAAACAGCAGTGAAAGCCTCAAAGAAGGGCTCCAAGAAAGCCGTGGCCAAGGTCACCAAGACCGGCAGCAAGAAGAGAAGGAAGAGCAGGAGGGAGAGCTACTCCATCTACGTGTACAAGGTGTTGAAGCAGGTCCACCCCGACACCGGCATTTCTTCCAAGGCCATGAGCATCATGAACTCGTTCGTTACCGACATCTTCGAGCGCATCGCCGGCGAGGCTTCCCGCCTGGCGCTTTACAACAAGCGCTCCACCATCACCTCCAGGGAGATCCAGACCGCCGTTCGCCTGCTTCTTCCCGGTGAGCTGGCCAAGCACGCCGTGTCCGAGGGCACCAAGGCTGTCACCAAGTACACCAGCTCCAAGTGA